The sequence CAGGTTTGGCCTCCAGGCCGGTATCCAAGGGTTCCCTTTGCCAGGATCAGTCCCCTCCCTTACACACACTCGGGCTCACCCCTGGTGAAATCCTGCTCTTGAGGGTTCAACTCAAAAGGCACCACTTCCATGACGCCCTCCCTGATCACCCTCTCCAGCCTCCGCCGCTTTCTGAGTCCTCAGAGGCCCGAGGGCCCCCAGATCCCGGACTACCCGGCACAGCCCGGCCCGCACCCCCTCCCAGACCCCTTCCtcgggaggaagggaggagggacgCGAGCCGAAGCGGGTCGCTGGGGCGCGGGGAGGACGGCGGCGGAGCTGCAGGTGACTGCCCGGCCGGGACGGACACCGTGCGGGCGAGCGGGCCGGGCCGCGGCTGAGAACCGGACCGCCGAACTCGGCCCCAGAGACACCCCCCGGGCCCCCGGGCGCGCGCGGCAGGGGCTCCAGGCGGGGCTGGAGGGACGCGCCAGCAGGGACGGCGGGAAAGCCCGTCCGTGGCCGCCCGCCCCCGCTGGCCCCCGCCGGCCGCCGGCCAGCCCCTGGTAACCCCCGCCGCGGGTCGCcgcgcccccagccccggccccggccccggccccggtcTCGGCCCCGCCACTTGTTGCCGCGGCTCGGCTCGGGGCTCCAGCTCTGCGCCGGCTCGCCTCGGCTCGGCCCCGGCCCGGCTCCGGGTCCCGGCTCGGGGGCTGCGGCGGACGGCACCCTGGCCGCGTCCCCCCGACGGGCGCGGTACCTGCGCGCGGTCCGCCCGCCGCGCGGCTGTCTGTCATGCGGACACGAGGAAGGCGAACCGCCGCCGTCGGGCCCTTCAGGCCCCGCTAGGACGCCGTAGTCCGGGACGTACCAAAGCTGCGGGCGGGGGGCGCGCCGCCTGCTCCGGCCGCGGCCGCGCGGGCCCCGGAGCCCCCGGTCCGCGCGGAGGGAACTCTGCCCGGCGGGGAGCCAACGGCGGCGGCCCCGGGGCCggcggggcgggctgggggcggCCGCGGGCGGGGGAACGGGACGCCCTCTCCCCCCGCGCCATGAGCGCGCCCGAGGCGGGGCCGGCTCCGCGGCGGAAGCGCCGCCAGATCCGGCCGTGCGGGCGCtgcgctgccgccgccgccatgATCATCCCGGTGCGCTGCTTCACCTGCGGCAAGATCGTCGGCAACAAGTGGGAGGCCTACCTGGGGCTGCTGCAGGCCGAGTACACCGAGGGGTGAGGCGCCGGGCCGCGCGGGGGCGGGGAGCCGGGGTCCCGGGGTCCTCGCCTGCCGGGGCGCGGGGCGACGGCTCGTGCGCGGGGGCGCGCTTGCGGGACTCCAGGGCGGCGGCGGGGTCCGGGGTCTGTGCGGCGTGGGCGCTGGGGCGGAGGACGAGGTCGGGGCCGCGGGGCGCAGGTAGGCtgcggcggggcgcgggggcgaGGGGACGGCGGGACCCGCTCGCCCTGGATGCCCCGGGTGGGAGCTGCCCGAGCCGGCGTCCCCTGCCCGCCTCGCCGTCGCTGCGCAGCGGGGCGGTGCCGCGGGCGGTGCCCGGAGGCCTTTAGGGCGTCTGCGGCCGGGTCGCAGGGGCGCTGACCGCTCTCGCTGGCTTGAGAGACGGGAGGAAGGTGACTGACTGGAGAGACGTGTCCGTCTCTGACGCGTGGCGCGGACGCCGCGGGCAGGGCGCCCCGTGCCCCCGGGTCGGCCTGGACGAGCAGGTCTGCTCCTCTCGCCGCAGGGATGCCCTGGACGCGCTTGGCCTGAAGCGTTTACTGCTGCCGCCGCATGCTGCTGGCGCACGTGGACCTGATCGAGAAGCTGCTCAACTACGCGCCCCTGGAGAAGTGAGGGTCTGGCGCCCGCGCCCTGCTCCCCGCGGGAGGCTTACCCCGCCTGCCGGCCCTGCCCTCGGCCCTCGGGCCTGTGTCTCTGCTCCGCTGGCAGCTGTCCAGTAAAGGTCTTCGCAGAACCGAGACGAGGTCCTGACGTCGGTGTGGCTCTGTGTGGCTCCGCGCCGCTGGCGTTTCTGCGTCCTGCCTCGTGCCTGAAGCTGCTTGGGGTGGCCTCGGCTGCCACtgcccaggggagggggagccAGCCAGCTGACCGCCATTCCGCGGGGAGAGGGGGTCTCCTGGAGCGTGGGCTCTCGCAGAGCCAACCAAGAGCACTGGGGATGGGGATGCAAGGGGCACGGGTTTGTGCCACCCCCAGATCCTGGGTGCCCTGTAGACTGAGCACAGAGATCCTCACGTGCTTTTCTGGGGCCTGCCGTGGCCTTGGCGGCTCGTCCTGAGGGTCTGGCTGCCGGAAGCTTCTTGGCTCCAGCCAAGCTCAGCAGGCTCCTTCCCTTGGCTTAGTCTCTGCGCAGGGGAAGGGGCGGTGCCCAGCCTCCACAGCCAGCCCTGGGTAGGCTCTGGGGTGACAGGGTTCGCTAAGCTCCCAGTGCCCTGGCCATTAGTGTGGACTCCCTTGGACTGGACTTGACCAAAGAGCTCTCTGCTGGGGGCTTCTGTCCTGTTCTACCTCAGGCTCAGGCCAGCAGCTGTCCACCCTGATCGGCAGGCCCTGGTGTCCTCCAGCGGGCAGTAGGTGGGAGTGTGTGGTTGGGTGAGAGGGAGGCGGGTTTCTTGGGCACCTTCTTCGGAGCAAACGCTGCTGCCCGGACATGGGACACGGGGTCCTCTGACGGCCCACGGACAAACCTGCTGCAGGGGTTAGGGGCAGGCAGGGTCTGCCCAGGGTCTGGGTCCTGCAGAGTTCCGGCCTCTCAATGTCGGCTCCAgaggcctcccccagcccctgacgGCTACACAGGCCAGAGACAAGCAGGCCCAGGGCAATCTAAGGCCTCCATTGCCTCTGGGAggctccagccctgccccttTTCTGTCCCAGAATGGACAGGTTTTCCTGCTTCTCAGCCTGTGGCCAGCCGTCCCTGCTACTAGCCCTCCTCTCTATGGAGTCCCCTTGGTCCTTGGCTCACACATGGCTACCCCCG comes from Mustela erminea isolate mMusErm1 chromosome 9, mMusErm1.Pri, whole genome shotgun sequence and encodes:
- the POLR2L gene encoding LOW QUALITY PROTEIN: DNA-directed RNA polymerases I, II, and III subunit RPABC5 (The sequence of the model RefSeq protein was modified relative to this genomic sequence to represent the inferred CDS: deleted 1 base in 1 codon), whose product is MIIPVRCFTCGKIVGNKWEAYLGLLQAEYTEGDALDALGLKRYCCRRMLLAHVDLIEKLLNYAPLEK